One region of Bombus affinis isolate iyBomAffi1 chromosome 3, iyBomAffi1.2, whole genome shotgun sequence genomic DNA includes:
- the LOC126914440 gene encoding signal-induced proliferation-associated 1-like protein 2 isoform X1: protein MPIKIKIVDSILEAMIRLTPSPKKTNEINYRKASRTAVENRRRMKTRAEAVCEAWEYLEKTQNEEMIASLPIHSGGVGGGGGGGGGGGGGGGGGGGGSSSGPSSRVGRGLALHRSNSSLELPHSPTDPGSRVPETPLRREYGSHGSIDVVAQSVTVGENLFAMLQDLRPSTSVPTATTPQASDQRCSVGMEYLRRVPDGQMVVDTDEVCGPTGNSSPKLRLKLQRLWGAKAQSRPMEESCSSPVGVSADVEERHRRRAFAHYDCQSLTANLGYAAKLRGILLARRRNTATGASAASSFRASTPDEAPEEDAGDGRGNNLLESCPFFRNEIGGEGEREVGLTRSSPGNGVHRPSLSYGVAVLEPAPGETSWKHSCPLQKRPLPIESIDEGAHYYRRYFLGRDHQNWFGMDEQLGPVAISIRKDANQYRIIVRTSELLTLRGSVPEEVLGGIRPQGRLPTRELLELVAPEVQLGCLRLGTPTAEEALARLDEQGLSNKYKVGVLYCRSGQRTEEEMYNNQHAGPAFLEFLDTIGQRIRLRGFEGYKAGLDTRTDSTGTHAVAATYRGAEVTFHVSTMLPFTPNNRQQLLRKRHIGNDIVTIVFQEPGALPFSPRRIRSQFQHVFIVVRAVDPCSDNTQYKVAVSRSKEVPIFGPPVPQGATFTKGKAFADFILAKVINAENAAHRSEKFATMATRTRQEYLKDLASNYSSTTMVDTGQKFSMLSFSSKKKTAVRPRLSCDALQRGAICWQVILEDSNQNTDSYLGISIDTIVLIEEHSRQIVFVTPCASVLGWHAQTNSLRLYYHQGECITIHVRGDYGERDELMEIVARLRAVTPGSPATELSLKRNSLGQLGFHVQPDGVVTQVESLGLSWQAGLRQGSRLVEICKVAVSTLSHDQMVDLLKTSAQVTVTVIPPNTDGNPRRGCTLQNCQYLSTNYEGDYENVTSPDNTPTQQTAMSHQRRYERSFSPPRSSNSSGYGTGSSSRSFNDPRFPLEGTMTSSSSGHSSNDDRWYELLEPQDQDGTGYRTSTGTPPPPLPARQSFQMIASKSSSQRKDKESHYASSKQFSENSKHHHGQQQQDHYAKDGNYASSKAVQADNNARHDSYQRQLDNVHRSSQDHVSSSYVKLQKEKYEMNKQENLYASQRELQKNDMHYVTHQKLNSSNSLPLAQNASYSLPKSSSNNNLGSRCNEYEQQQQHDGKLERNSKYDAQDEKVLLLDRTSSKYEQDARAHEKRTSTINYEYAEEIYERRNSKYDMDIGKYEIECQHGVTERKHTGSGSGDSVEQNRESIRYELPHEFKVGEKVTCLKTSIGERPVPHKINVEYRQTKDFAASLPPEVRIGDTGGNCLEVATLPSEDELSNGSGSVSPRLRRATNKHRPGNLTPSSGGSRNQSPRPKSAGVRNSHRNSANLTSSTLQEDLMKLINPDYMADDDQITNNNVGGNALIANHNPNKINNNILEIQNRCRSRENLCGNGGNALTVLPTNSQENGTGSEVILTMARPATVISNASTASSPAPSENKLSKEERLSPRVTKPPHSISKAPTNLTSVKDAKNHNDTDVDRWQNHHVDSRSKQHAQEWSDDRLIDGCNTIANSVSDLQSHLSTLELRVARETRRRLSLEDEVRRLRDENRRLQDESHAAAQQLRRFTEWFFQTIDHQ from the exons ATGCCGATTAAGATTAAGATCGTGGACAGTATACTGGAGGCGATGATACGACTCACGCCGTCCCCGAAGAAGACAAACGAGATAAATTACAGGAAAGCGAGCAGAACCGCCGTCGAGAACCGCCGAAGGATGAAAACGCGCGCAGAGGCTGTGTGCGAAGCGTGGGAATATTTGGAAAAGACACAG AATGAAGAGATGATCGCAAGCCTACCGATACACAGCGGCGGAGTCGGCGGCGGTGGAGGAGGAGGTGGTGGAGGtggtggaggaggaggaggcGGAGGCGGAGGTAGCAGCAGTGGGCCGAGTAGCCGCGTGGGTCGTGGTCTGGCCCTTCATAGGTCAAATTCGAGTTTAGAGCTTCCTCACAGTCCAACGGATCCTGGGTCTCGCGTACCGGAAACTCCCCTGAGGCGGGAGTATGGATCTCACG GAAGCATCGATGTAGTGGCGCAATCGGTAACGGTCGGAGAGAATTTGTTCGCGATGCTACAAGACTTGAGGCCGTCGACGTCGGTGCCGACGGCGACTACCCCCCAGGCATCGGATCAACGGTGTTCGGTTGGCATGGAGTACCTGAGACGCGTACCAGATGGGCAAATGGTCGTCGATACGGACGAAGTCTGCGGCCCGACCGGTAACTCCAGTCCCAAGCTACGATTGAAGCTGCAGAGATTGTGGGGTGCGAAGGCCCAGTCCCGGCCCATGGAGGAGAGCTGCAGCAGCCCTGTCGGTGTTTCAGCCGACGTGGAGGAAAGGCACAGAAGGCGAGCGTTCGCTCACTACGATTGTCAGTCGCTGACGGCGAATCTCGGCTACGCGGCCAAGCTGAGAGGTATTCTGCTCGCCAGAAGAAGGAACACCGCGACTGGCGCCTCAGCCGCGAGTTCCTTCAGAGCGTCGACTCCCGACGAGGCGCCGGAAGAGGACGCCGGTGACGGGAGAG GTAACAATTTACTGGAATCGTGTCCCTTCTTTCGGAACGAAATCGGCGGCGAGGGAGAACGGGAGGTGGGCCTTACTCGATCCTCCCCGGGCAACGGAGTTCACAGACCATCTTTGTCGTACGGTGTCGCGGTTCTGGAACCAGCGCCCGGCGAAACATCCTGGAAGCATAGTTGTCCTCTGCAGAAACGGCCGCTACCTATCGAGAGCATCGACGAGGGTGCTCATTATTACAGACGGTATTTTCTCG GTCGAGACCACCAGAATTGGTTCGGTATGGACGAACAGCTGGGTCCGGTTGCCATCAGCATTCGAAAGGACGCCAATCAGTATAGAATAATAGTTCGCACTTCTGAGTTGTTGACGCTTCGCGGTTCGGTGCCGGAAGAAGTTCTCGGTGGTATAAGGCCACAGGGCAGGTTACCGACCCGAGAATTGCTGGAGTTAGTCGCGCCGGAGGTTCAGCTCGGTTGCCTCCGTTTAGGAACTCCTACCGCCGAGGAAGCTTTGGCTAGATTGGACGAACAGGGACTTTCTAACAAATACAAAGTGGGCGTTCTGTACTGCAGATCCGGTCAAAGAACTGAGGAAGAAATGTACAACAATCAGCACGCCGGACCTGCCTTTCTCGAGTTTCTCGACACTATCG GTCAAAGAATCAGGCTGCGAGGATTCGAAGGGTACAAGGCCGGTTTAGACACGAGAACCGATTCGACCGGCACCCACGCAGTCGCCGCGACCTATAGAGGGGCGGAAGTAACTTTTCACGTGTCAACGATGCTACCCTTCACGCCGAATAACAGACAACAGTTGCTCAGGAAGAGGCACATTGGAAACGATATAGTCACGATCGTTTTTCAG GAACCCGGTGCGTTACCATTCAGCCCGCGAAGAATACGCTCGCAATTTCAACACGTTTTCATCGTGGTCAGAGCGGTCGACCCATGCTCCGACAACACTCAGTACAAGGTAGCCGTTTCGAGGAGCAAAGAAGTACCAATTTTCGGGCCACCGGTTCCTCAGGGTGCCACGTTCACCAAGGGAAAAGCGTTCGCCGACTTTATCTTGGCGAAAGTGATCAACGCGGAAAATGCCGCGCACAG ATCCGAGAAATTTGCCACCATGGCGACTAGGACGAGGCAAGAGTACTTGAAGGACCTCGCTAGCAACTATTCTTCTACCACGATGGTCGACACCGGACAAAAATTTT CTATGCTGTCGTTCAGCAGCAAGAAGAAAACGGCCGTACGTCCGAGACTATCTTGCGACGCTTTGCAGCGTGGCGCGATATGCTGGCAGGTGATACTGGAAGATAGCAATCAGAACACGGATTCCTATCTAGGAATAAGCATCGATACGATCGTCCTGATCGAGGAACACTCCAGACAGATCGTATTCGTTACTCCGTGCGCCAGCGTACTCGGATGGCATGCTCAAACAAACAG CTTGAGATTGTACTATCATCAGGGAGAATGCATTACGATTCACGTGCGAGGCGATTACGGGGAAAGGGACGAATTAATGGAGATAGTGGCACGTTTGCGAGCAGTAACTCCAGGATCCCCAGCCACGGAACTCTCTTTGAAGAGAAACAGCCTGGGACAGTTGGGTTTTCACGTTCAACCGGACGGTGTGGTGACGCAAGTCGAAAGTCTGGGACTGTCTTGGCAAGCGGGATTGAGACAAGGATCTAGGCTCGTCGAGATTTGCAAAGTAGCTGTGTCCACGTTGAGTCACGATCAAATGGTCGATTTGTTAAAAACGAGCGCTCAGGTCACCGTGACCGTGATACCGCCCAACACCGACGGTAATCCCAGGAG AGGATGTACGTTGCAAAACTGCCAGTATTTGTCAACGAACTACGAAGGTGACTACGAGAATGTAACCAGTCCCGATAATACGCCGACTCAGCAGACAGCCATGTCTCATCAGAGACGTTACGAGCGATCGTTCAGTCCGCCACGATCGAGCAACAGTTCCGGCTATGGGACAGGATCTAGTTCTAGGTCGTTCAACGATCCACGCTTCCCCCTGGAGGGTACAATGACCAGTAGCAGTAGCGGGCATAGCAGCAACGACGATCGTTG GTACGAGCTTTTGGAGCCACAAGACCAAGATGGCACTGGGTACCGTACTAGTACCGGTACTCCTCCACCACCGCTTCCAGCCAGACAATCATTCCAGATGATCGCTTCGAAGTCTTCGTCCCAGAGGAAAGACAAGGAATCGCATTATGCGAGTAGCAAACAGTTTTCAGAGAATTCGAAACATCATCACGGTCAGCAACAGCAGGATCATTATGCGAAAGATGGCAATTACGCGTCATCGAAAGCGGTGCAGGCTGATAACAATGCGAGACACGATAGCTATCAAAGGCAATTGGACAACGTTCATCGTTCCAGCCAGGATCACGTTTCCTCGAGTTACGTGAAGCTTCAAAAAGAAAAGTATGAGATGAACAAGCAAGAAAATCTGTACGCCTCTCAGAGGGAACTTCAGAAAAACGATATGCACTACGTTACTCACCAAAAGTTGAACTCGTCGAATTCATTGCCTTTAGCGCAGAACGCGTCTTACAGCCTCCCAAAGTCTAGTAGTAATAACAATCTTGGATCTAGATGTAACGAGTAcgagcagcagcaacaacacgACGGGAAATTGGAAAGAAATTCTAAATACGACGCGCAAGACGAAAAGGTGCTGCTGCTGGATCGAACGTCGTCCAAGTACGAGCAAGACGCGAGAGCCCATGAGAAGAGAACATCGACGATCAATTACGAATATGCCGAAGAGATATACGAGAGACGAAACAGCAAATACGATATGGATATCGGCAAGTATGAGATTGAATGTCAACACGGCGTTACCGAAAGGAAGCACACCGGCAGCGGTAGCGGCGATAGCGTGGAacaaaatcgagaatcgatcaGATACGAATTACCGCACGAATTTAAAGTGGGGGAGAAGGTTACCTGTCTAAAAACTAGCATCGGCGAGAGACCGGTCCCTCACAAGATAAACGTCGAGTATCGTCAAACGAAAGACTTTGCCGCGAGTCTTCCACCGGAAGTTAGAATCGGCGATACCGGTGGTAATTGCCTAGAGGTGGCTACTCTACCCAGCGAGGACGAACTATCCAACGGATCTGGAAGCGTGTCACCTCGACTGAGAAGAGCAACGAACAAACATCGACCCGGAAATCTGACCCCTTCGAGCGGTGGTTCGAGGAATCAGAGTCCCAGGCCGAAAAGTGCGGGAGTACGAAATTCTCATAGAAATTCCGCGAATTTAACTTCCAGCACTCTTCAAGAGGATCTCATGAAGCTGATCAACCCCGATTACATGGCCGATGATGATCAAATAACGAACAATAACGTAGGCGGAAACGCACTCATCGCCAATCATAATCCGAACAAGATCAACAACAATATACTCGAGATTCAAAACAGGTGTAGATCGAGAGAAAATTTATGCGGCAACGGCGGCAATGCGTTGACCGTTCTACCAACGAACAGCCAAGAGAACGGAACCGGATCCGAAGTAATTCTGACGATGGCTAGACCGGCCACGGTCATTTCGAACGCAAGCACCGCGTCCAGTCCTGCGCCGAGCGAGAACAAGTTGTCGAAGGAAGAGAG ATTGTCACCGCGTGTTACCAAACCTCCCCATTCGATTTCCAAAGCACCGACCAACTTGACGTCCGTCAAAGACGCGAAAAATCATAACGATACGGACGTGGATCGTTGGCAAAATCACCACGTGGATTCTAGATCAAAGCAGCACGCCCAAGAGTGGTCCGACGACAGACTTATCGATGGATGCAATACCATCGC AAATTCCGTGTCGGATTTGCAGTCACATCTGTCTACGCTCGAACTAAGAGTAGCCAGAGAGACACGCCGAAGGCTTTCCCTGGAAGACGAGGTGCGTCGTTTGCGAGACGAAAATCGACGCCTGCAGGATGAAAGCCACGCGGCTGCGCAACAGCTTCGACGTTTCACCGAATGGTTCTTTCAAACGATAGACCACCAATAA
- the LOC126914440 gene encoding signal-induced proliferation-associated 1-like protein 1 isoform X3: protein MPIKIKIVDSILEAMIRLTPSPKKTNEINYRKASRTAVENRRRMKTRAEAVCEAWEYLEKTQNEEMIASLPIHSGGVGGGGGGGGGGGGGGGGGGGGSSSGPSSRVGRGLALHRSNSSLELPHSPTDPGSRVPETPLRREYGSHGSIDVVAQSVTVGENLFAMLQDLRPSTSVPTATTPQASDQRCSVGMEYLRRVPDGQMVVDTDEVCGPTGNSSPKLRLKLQRLWGAKAQSRPMEESCSSPVGVSADVEERHRRRAFAHYDCQSLTANLGYAAKLRGILLARRRNTATGASAASSFRASTPDEAPEEDAGDGRGNNLLESCPFFRNEIGGEGEREVGLTRSSPGNGVHRPSLSYGVAVLEPAPGETSWKHSCPLQKRPLPIESIDEGAHYYRRYFLGRDHQNWFGMDEQLGPVAISIRKDANQYRIIVRTSELLTLRGSVPEEVLGGIRPQGRLPTRELLELVAPEVQLGCLRLGTPTAEEALARLDEQGLSNKYKVGVLYCRSGQRTEEEMYNNQHAGPAFLEFLDTIGQRIRLRGFEGYKAGLDTRTDSTGTHAVAATYRGAEVTFHVSTMLPFTPNNRQQLLRKRHIGNDIVTIVFQEPGALPFSPRRIRSQFQHVFIVVRAVDPCSDNTQYKVAVSRSKEVPIFGPPVPQGATFTKGKAFADFILAKVINAENAAHRSEKFATMATRTRQEYLKDLASNYSSTTMVDTGQKFSMLSFSSKKKTAVRPRLSCDALQRGAICWQVILEDSNQNTDSYLGISIDTIVLIEEHSRQIVFVTPCASVLGWHAQTNSLRLYYHQGECITIHVRGDYGERDELMEIVARLRAVTPGSPATELSLKRNSLGQLGFHVQPDGVVTQVESLGLSWQAGLRQGSRLVEICKVAVSTLSHDQMVDLLKTSAQVTVTVIPPNTDGNPRRGCTLQNCQYLSTNYEGDYENVTSPDNTPTQQTAMSHQRRYERSFSPPRSSNSSGYGTGSSSRSFNDPRFPLEGTMTSSSSGHSSNDDRWYELLEPQDQDGTGYRTSTGTPPPPLPARQSFQMIASKSSSQRKDKESHYASSKQFSENSKHHHGQQQQDHYAKDGNYASSKAVQADNNARHDSYQRQLDNVHRSSQDHVSSSYVKLQKEKYEMNKQENLYASQRELQKNDMHYVTHQKLNSSNSLPLAQNASYSLPKSSSNNNLGSRCNEYEQQQQHDGKLERNSKYDAQDEKVLLLDRTSSKYEQDARAHEKRTSTINYEYAEEIYERRNSKYDMDIGKYEIECQHGVTERKHTGSGSGDSVEQNRESIRYELPHEFKVGEKVTCLKTSIGERPVPHKINVEYRQTKDFAASLPPEVRIGDTGGNCLEVATLPSEDELSNGSGSVSPRLRRATNKHRPGNLTPSSGGSRNQSPRPKSAGVRNSHRNSANLTSSTLQEDLMKLINPDYMADDDQITNNNVGGNALIANHNPNKINNNILEIQNRCRSRENLCGNGGNALTVLPTNSQENGTGSEVILTMARPATVISNASTASSPAPSENKLSKEERNSVSDLQSHLSTLELRVARETRRRLSLEDEVRRLRDENRRLQDESHAAAQQLRRFTEWFFQTIDHQ from the exons ATGCCGATTAAGATTAAGATCGTGGACAGTATACTGGAGGCGATGATACGACTCACGCCGTCCCCGAAGAAGACAAACGAGATAAATTACAGGAAAGCGAGCAGAACCGCCGTCGAGAACCGCCGAAGGATGAAAACGCGCGCAGAGGCTGTGTGCGAAGCGTGGGAATATTTGGAAAAGACACAG AATGAAGAGATGATCGCAAGCCTACCGATACACAGCGGCGGAGTCGGCGGCGGTGGAGGAGGAGGTGGTGGAGGtggtggaggaggaggaggcGGAGGCGGAGGTAGCAGCAGTGGGCCGAGTAGCCGCGTGGGTCGTGGTCTGGCCCTTCATAGGTCAAATTCGAGTTTAGAGCTTCCTCACAGTCCAACGGATCCTGGGTCTCGCGTACCGGAAACTCCCCTGAGGCGGGAGTATGGATCTCACG GAAGCATCGATGTAGTGGCGCAATCGGTAACGGTCGGAGAGAATTTGTTCGCGATGCTACAAGACTTGAGGCCGTCGACGTCGGTGCCGACGGCGACTACCCCCCAGGCATCGGATCAACGGTGTTCGGTTGGCATGGAGTACCTGAGACGCGTACCAGATGGGCAAATGGTCGTCGATACGGACGAAGTCTGCGGCCCGACCGGTAACTCCAGTCCCAAGCTACGATTGAAGCTGCAGAGATTGTGGGGTGCGAAGGCCCAGTCCCGGCCCATGGAGGAGAGCTGCAGCAGCCCTGTCGGTGTTTCAGCCGACGTGGAGGAAAGGCACAGAAGGCGAGCGTTCGCTCACTACGATTGTCAGTCGCTGACGGCGAATCTCGGCTACGCGGCCAAGCTGAGAGGTATTCTGCTCGCCAGAAGAAGGAACACCGCGACTGGCGCCTCAGCCGCGAGTTCCTTCAGAGCGTCGACTCCCGACGAGGCGCCGGAAGAGGACGCCGGTGACGGGAGAG GTAACAATTTACTGGAATCGTGTCCCTTCTTTCGGAACGAAATCGGCGGCGAGGGAGAACGGGAGGTGGGCCTTACTCGATCCTCCCCGGGCAACGGAGTTCACAGACCATCTTTGTCGTACGGTGTCGCGGTTCTGGAACCAGCGCCCGGCGAAACATCCTGGAAGCATAGTTGTCCTCTGCAGAAACGGCCGCTACCTATCGAGAGCATCGACGAGGGTGCTCATTATTACAGACGGTATTTTCTCG GTCGAGACCACCAGAATTGGTTCGGTATGGACGAACAGCTGGGTCCGGTTGCCATCAGCATTCGAAAGGACGCCAATCAGTATAGAATAATAGTTCGCACTTCTGAGTTGTTGACGCTTCGCGGTTCGGTGCCGGAAGAAGTTCTCGGTGGTATAAGGCCACAGGGCAGGTTACCGACCCGAGAATTGCTGGAGTTAGTCGCGCCGGAGGTTCAGCTCGGTTGCCTCCGTTTAGGAACTCCTACCGCCGAGGAAGCTTTGGCTAGATTGGACGAACAGGGACTTTCTAACAAATACAAAGTGGGCGTTCTGTACTGCAGATCCGGTCAAAGAACTGAGGAAGAAATGTACAACAATCAGCACGCCGGACCTGCCTTTCTCGAGTTTCTCGACACTATCG GTCAAAGAATCAGGCTGCGAGGATTCGAAGGGTACAAGGCCGGTTTAGACACGAGAACCGATTCGACCGGCACCCACGCAGTCGCCGCGACCTATAGAGGGGCGGAAGTAACTTTTCACGTGTCAACGATGCTACCCTTCACGCCGAATAACAGACAACAGTTGCTCAGGAAGAGGCACATTGGAAACGATATAGTCACGATCGTTTTTCAG GAACCCGGTGCGTTACCATTCAGCCCGCGAAGAATACGCTCGCAATTTCAACACGTTTTCATCGTGGTCAGAGCGGTCGACCCATGCTCCGACAACACTCAGTACAAGGTAGCCGTTTCGAGGAGCAAAGAAGTACCAATTTTCGGGCCACCGGTTCCTCAGGGTGCCACGTTCACCAAGGGAAAAGCGTTCGCCGACTTTATCTTGGCGAAAGTGATCAACGCGGAAAATGCCGCGCACAG ATCCGAGAAATTTGCCACCATGGCGACTAGGACGAGGCAAGAGTACTTGAAGGACCTCGCTAGCAACTATTCTTCTACCACGATGGTCGACACCGGACAAAAATTTT CTATGCTGTCGTTCAGCAGCAAGAAGAAAACGGCCGTACGTCCGAGACTATCTTGCGACGCTTTGCAGCGTGGCGCGATATGCTGGCAGGTGATACTGGAAGATAGCAATCAGAACACGGATTCCTATCTAGGAATAAGCATCGATACGATCGTCCTGATCGAGGAACACTCCAGACAGATCGTATTCGTTACTCCGTGCGCCAGCGTACTCGGATGGCATGCTCAAACAAACAG CTTGAGATTGTACTATCATCAGGGAGAATGCATTACGATTCACGTGCGAGGCGATTACGGGGAAAGGGACGAATTAATGGAGATAGTGGCACGTTTGCGAGCAGTAACTCCAGGATCCCCAGCCACGGAACTCTCTTTGAAGAGAAACAGCCTGGGACAGTTGGGTTTTCACGTTCAACCGGACGGTGTGGTGACGCAAGTCGAAAGTCTGGGACTGTCTTGGCAAGCGGGATTGAGACAAGGATCTAGGCTCGTCGAGATTTGCAAAGTAGCTGTGTCCACGTTGAGTCACGATCAAATGGTCGATTTGTTAAAAACGAGCGCTCAGGTCACCGTGACCGTGATACCGCCCAACACCGACGGTAATCCCAGGAG AGGATGTACGTTGCAAAACTGCCAGTATTTGTCAACGAACTACGAAGGTGACTACGAGAATGTAACCAGTCCCGATAATACGCCGACTCAGCAGACAGCCATGTCTCATCAGAGACGTTACGAGCGATCGTTCAGTCCGCCACGATCGAGCAACAGTTCCGGCTATGGGACAGGATCTAGTTCTAGGTCGTTCAACGATCCACGCTTCCCCCTGGAGGGTACAATGACCAGTAGCAGTAGCGGGCATAGCAGCAACGACGATCGTTG GTACGAGCTTTTGGAGCCACAAGACCAAGATGGCACTGGGTACCGTACTAGTACCGGTACTCCTCCACCACCGCTTCCAGCCAGACAATCATTCCAGATGATCGCTTCGAAGTCTTCGTCCCAGAGGAAAGACAAGGAATCGCATTATGCGAGTAGCAAACAGTTTTCAGAGAATTCGAAACATCATCACGGTCAGCAACAGCAGGATCATTATGCGAAAGATGGCAATTACGCGTCATCGAAAGCGGTGCAGGCTGATAACAATGCGAGACACGATAGCTATCAAAGGCAATTGGACAACGTTCATCGTTCCAGCCAGGATCACGTTTCCTCGAGTTACGTGAAGCTTCAAAAAGAAAAGTATGAGATGAACAAGCAAGAAAATCTGTACGCCTCTCAGAGGGAACTTCAGAAAAACGATATGCACTACGTTACTCACCAAAAGTTGAACTCGTCGAATTCATTGCCTTTAGCGCAGAACGCGTCTTACAGCCTCCCAAAGTCTAGTAGTAATAACAATCTTGGATCTAGATGTAACGAGTAcgagcagcagcaacaacacgACGGGAAATTGGAAAGAAATTCTAAATACGACGCGCAAGACGAAAAGGTGCTGCTGCTGGATCGAACGTCGTCCAAGTACGAGCAAGACGCGAGAGCCCATGAGAAGAGAACATCGACGATCAATTACGAATATGCCGAAGAGATATACGAGAGACGAAACAGCAAATACGATATGGATATCGGCAAGTATGAGATTGAATGTCAACACGGCGTTACCGAAAGGAAGCACACCGGCAGCGGTAGCGGCGATAGCGTGGAacaaaatcgagaatcgatcaGATACGAATTACCGCACGAATTTAAAGTGGGGGAGAAGGTTACCTGTCTAAAAACTAGCATCGGCGAGAGACCGGTCCCTCACAAGATAAACGTCGAGTATCGTCAAACGAAAGACTTTGCCGCGAGTCTTCCACCGGAAGTTAGAATCGGCGATACCGGTGGTAATTGCCTAGAGGTGGCTACTCTACCCAGCGAGGACGAACTATCCAACGGATCTGGAAGCGTGTCACCTCGACTGAGAAGAGCAACGAACAAACATCGACCCGGAAATCTGACCCCTTCGAGCGGTGGTTCGAGGAATCAGAGTCCCAGGCCGAAAAGTGCGGGAGTACGAAATTCTCATAGAAATTCCGCGAATTTAACTTCCAGCACTCTTCAAGAGGATCTCATGAAGCTGATCAACCCCGATTACATGGCCGATGATGATCAAATAACGAACAATAACGTAGGCGGAAACGCACTCATCGCCAATCATAATCCGAACAAGATCAACAACAATATACTCGAGATTCAAAACAGGTGTAGATCGAGAGAAAATTTATGCGGCAACGGCGGCAATGCGTTGACCGTTCTACCAACGAACAGCCAAGAGAACGGAACCGGATCCGAAGTAATTCTGACGATGGCTAGACCGGCCACGGTCATTTCGAACGCAAGCACCGCGTCCAGTCCTGCGCCGAGCGAGAACAAGTTGTCGAAGGAAGAGAG AAATTCCGTGTCGGATTTGCAGTCACATCTGTCTACGCTCGAACTAAGAGTAGCCAGAGAGACACGCCGAAGGCTTTCCCTGGAAGACGAGGTGCGTCGTTTGCGAGACGAAAATCGACGCCTGCAGGATGAAAGCCACGCGGCTGCGCAACAGCTTCGACGTTTCACCGAATGGTTCTTTCAAACGATAGACCACCAATAA